The Lysobacter oculi genomic sequence CTCGCGCAGTGGATGGCGAAGCCGCCGGGCCCGAAGGATGGCCTGCTGCGCGCCCTGCTGTACGTCGGCTTCGCGCAGCTGGATGTGATGAAGATGCCGCCGCATGGCGCGGTCGATGCCACCGTCGAAGCCGCGCGTTCGCTCGGTCTCGCGCGGCAGGCCGGCATGGTCAATGCGCTGTTTCGCCGCGCACTGCGCGAATCGATGCCGGTGCCGCGCAGTGATGCCGCCTGGCCGGCCTGGTTGGCCGCACGCATCCGCGATGCCTGGCCGGATGACGCCGAAGCGATCTTCGCCGCCAGCGCCGAACAGCCGCCGATGTGGCTGCGCGTCAATCGCCGCAAGCTGTCGCGCGAGGCCTACGCCGCCAAACTCACCGAAGCCGGCATCGAGCACATCCCGGTGGAAGGGTTGGACGATGCGATCCGCCTCGACGCCGCGCTGCCGGTGGATGCGCTGCCCGGTTTCCACGCCGGCGAAGTGTCGGTGCAGGACGGCAGCGCCCAGCGCCTCGCCGACGCGCTCGACCTGCCCGCCGGCGCGCGCGTGCTCGACGCCTGCGCCGCGCCCGGCGGCAAGGCCGCGCACCTGGCCGAGCGGCATCCCGATGCGCGCATCGTGGCGATCGATGTCGATGCCCGGCGCGTGCGGCGGATGGAAGGGACCTTCGCGCGGCTCGGTCTCGACATCGCCTCGCGCACCGCCGATGCCACCGCGCCCGATGCCTGGCACGCAGGCGAGCAATTCGACGCCATCCTCATCGATGCACCCTGCACCGCGACCGGCATCGTCCGCCGCCAGCCGGACGTGCTGCTGCACCGGCGCGAAAGCGATGTCGCGCAGCTCGCCGATCTGCAGACGCGGATGCTCGATGCGCTCTGGCCGCTGCTGAACACCGGCGGCGTGCTGGTCTACGCCACCTGTTCGATCCTGCCGGAAGAAAACGCGCAGCAGGTCGAGCGCTTCCTCGCCCGCACCGCCGACGCGCGGCTTGAACCGCTGGATGCGCGCTTCGGCCGCGATACCGGCCACGGCCAGCAGCGCCTGCCGGGCGAGGCGGCGATGGACGGCTTCTTCTACGCCCGCCTCCGCAAGACCGCCTGAGCGCTTCGCTATCCTCGGCGCGATGAACGAGACCGATGCCCGCCGCGAGCGCCTGTTTTTCTGGCTGACCGCCATCGTCCTGCTGTTCGCCGGGCTCGGCCTGCGCGATCCCTGGCCGGCCGACGAGCCGCGCTTCGCCCTCGTCGCCAAGCAGATGGTCGAAAGCGGCCAGTGGCTGTTCCCGATGCGCGGCGACGAGCTGTATCCGGACAAGCCACCGTTGCTGATGTGGCTGCAGGCGGTCTTCCTCACGCTCACCTGCAGCCTGCGCCTGTCCTTCCTCATGCCCTCGCTGCTGGCGGCGCTCGGCACGCTGGCGCTGGTGCGCGACCTCGGCAAGCGCCTGTGGAACGTGGAAGCCGGCGCATATGCATCGTGGGCGTTGCTGTTCGCGCTGCAGTTCACCTTCCAGGCCAAGCGCGCGCAGATCGATCCGCTGGTGGTTTTCTGCATCACCCTGTCCGTGTACGGCCTGCTGCGCCATCTGCTGCGCGGGCCGGACCTGCATTGGTGGCTGCTGGGTTGGTTCGCCGCCGGCCTGGGCGTGATCAGCAAGGGCGTCGGCGTGGTCGCGTTGCTGGTTCTGTTGCCCGCCGCGTTCGCGTGGTGGCGGCAGTGGCCGGGCATCGGGCGCGTGCGTGGCCGCGAATGGCTCGGCGGCGTGTTGATGTTGCTGCTGCCGGTCCTGCTCTGGCTGCTGCCGATGCTGCTCGCGGTGCAGGCCAGCGGGGATCCCGCGCTGCAGGGCTATGCCGACAACATCCTGCTCAAGCAGACCGCCAAGCGTTACGCGAACGCGTGGCACCACCACCAGCCGTGGTGGTACTTCGGGATGGTGATGGCGACGCAATGGCTGCCGGCCATCGCCGCCGTGCCCTTCGTCGCGCCGCGCTGGCGCGAGGCGCTGAAGGCACGCGATCCACGCATCCTCCTGCTGCTGGGCTGGGTGGCCTGCGTGCTGCTGTTCTTCTCGCTGTCCAGCGGCAAGCGCGAGGTCTACATCCTGCCGGCGCTGCCGATGCTGTGCGTGGCGATGGGGCCGTGGTTGCGCGATGTCGCATCCCGGCGTGGCGTGCGCATCGGGGCCTTCGTCGCCGGGCTGGCGTTCGCGTTGCTGCTGCTCGGCGCGGGGCTGGCGGTGGCGCTCGGCCAGCCGTCGTTCGAAGCGAAGCTGGCGGCGATCCGCGGCACGGTGGATGGCGATGCGCTCGGCTGGATGCTGGCTGCGATCGGCGGCGCCGGCACGCTGGCCGCGCTCGCCCTGCGCCCGAAGCGCGGCGTCGCGGCGTTGTACGCGGTACTGGCGGCGTTGTGGCTGGGCTACAGCTTCATCGGCTACCCGCTGTTGAACGACGACAGTTCATCGCGCGGCCTGATGCATGACGTCGGCCAGCGCATCGGCCCGGACGCGGAACTCGCACTGGTCGCGTGGAAGGAACAGAACCTGCTGATGGCCGACCGCCCGGCGCGCACCTTCGGCTTCCGCCGCGATCCCGCTTCGCAGCTGCGTGATGCGCGCGCATGGCAGGCGCAAGCGCCGCAACAACGCTGGCTGCTGGTGCAGGACATTGCGCAGGACGGCTGCATCGACGAAAGCCGCGTCATCGACATGGGCATCTACAACCGCCGCCACTGGTGGCTGGTGCCGGCGCCGGCGATGCGCGCCGGCTGCGTGCCGAAGCCTGCTTCAGCGACTGCGGGCGAGCTCACGGAGTAGGCGGTACTTCAACGCCGCATAGCGCATGTGTTCGCGATGGAAGGCGATGCCGCTGCGGCCATCCAGCGCGCCGCCCTGCAGGATCAGATTCTTCAACGCATAGGCCGCCGCCGCCAGCAGGCCGCGCCCGGGCCATGCGGTATTGCCACGCGCGGCCCGCGCTTCGGCCCACAACCGCGCGTACTTGCCGAGCTTGCCGCGGTATTCGGCGCTGCTGCGCGCGGTGTCGTGCTCCAGGCGGATGCGCGAGGGTTTGACGACGCGGCCTTCGACATCCAGGTATTCGTGCACCGGCACGTCGGCATGACGCAGGTCGGCGCGGAACAGGCGATGCACCGGCTCGCGTGCGAAGCTGCCGAAACGCATCGGCTGGCCCAGCCAGTGCGTGCGACGTTGCAGCGTCCAGACATCGGCCTGTTCGATGTCGCCGGCGAACAGGCTGCCCAGTTCGGCATGGGCATCGGCTTCCAGCCATTCGTCGGAATCGAGCAGCAGCACCCACGGCTTTGACGCCATTGCGATCGCCGCGTTCTTCTGCCGCGCGAAGCCGTCCCAGCCGCGATGTTCGACCCGTGCGCCGAGATCGCGCGCGATCCGCACGGTGTCGTCGGTTGAGCCGGAGTCGAGCAGGATCACCTCGTCGCAGACCGCCACCAGCGAGGCGATGCAGCGGCCGATGCGGTCGGCTTCGTTGTGGGTGATGACGACGCCCGAGATCGGCAGCGGTGCGGACATGGCAGGGTCAGCGGGAAGCGGGCGCCAGTATAGGAAACCGGCGGCGCTGCTAACCTGCGCGGCCATGGAACAGCTCCCGTCCACATCGCGCCCGGTGCGCGTCATGCACTTCGTCACCGGTGGTTTTTCCGGTGGCGCGACCCAGGTCGCGATCGCGCTGGTGAATGCCGCGCTGGGCAGCGAGGCGGTCGAGCCGCTGCTGGTCCTTCGACGCAAATGGAAGACCGACCCGAAGCGCATCGACGAACTGCGCGCCGCCGGCACGCCGGTCGAAGTCGTGCCCGGTGGCCTGCATGCGCTGACGATTTTCCAGCTGGTGCGGCTGTGCCGGCGCTGGAAGCCGGACGTGCTGGTCGCGCACGGTTTCAGTGAACACCTGTGGGGCCGTTACGCCGGCCTCCTCGCGGGCGTGCCGCACCTGGTGCACGTCGAACACAACACGCGCGAGCGCTACACGCGCGGGCGCCTCGCGCAGGCGCGCTGGCTGGCGAAGCGCACCGACCGCATCGTCGGTTGTTCGGAAGGTGTGCGCCTGCGCCTGCTGCAGATGGGGATGCCGCCTGACCGCACCCTCGCCATTCCCAACGGCATCCGCCTCGACCCGTTCGCCGACGCCGGTGCGCAGCCGTTCGCCGCGCGCGAAGCGGGCATCGTCATGGTCGCGCGCTTCTCCGCGCAGAAGGACCACGCG encodes the following:
- the rsmB gene encoding 16S rRNA (cytosine(967)-C(5))-methyltransferase RsmB, which encodes MSGVATRVTAARVLDAVLHRGRSLKAELAAALPKLPDPRDRALVEAAVMAALREHGRYSEALAQWMAKPPGPKDGLLRALLYVGFAQLDVMKMPPHGAVDATVEAARSLGLARQAGMVNALFRRALRESMPVPRSDAAWPAWLAARIRDAWPDDAEAIFAASAEQPPMWLRVNRRKLSREAYAAKLTEAGIEHIPVEGLDDAIRLDAALPVDALPGFHAGEVSVQDGSAQRLADALDLPAGARVLDACAAPGGKAAHLAERHPDARIVAIDVDARRVRRMEGTFARLGLDIASRTADATAPDAWHAGEQFDAILIDAPCTATGIVRRQPDVLLHRRESDVAQLADLQTRMLDALWPLLNTGGVLVYATCSILPEENAQQVERFLARTADARLEPLDARFGRDTGHGQQRLPGEAAMDGFFYARLRKTA
- a CDS encoding ArnT family glycosyltransferase, whose protein sequence is MNETDARRERLFFWLTAIVLLFAGLGLRDPWPADEPRFALVAKQMVESGQWLFPMRGDELYPDKPPLLMWLQAVFLTLTCSLRLSFLMPSLLAALGTLALVRDLGKRLWNVEAGAYASWALLFALQFTFQAKRAQIDPLVVFCITLSVYGLLRHLLRGPDLHWWLLGWFAAGLGVISKGVGVVALLVLLPAAFAWWRQWPGIGRVRGREWLGGVLMLLLPVLLWLLPMLLAVQASGDPALQGYADNILLKQTAKRYANAWHHHQPWWYFGMVMATQWLPAIAAVPFVAPRWREALKARDPRILLLLGWVACVLLFFSLSSGKREVYILPALPMLCVAMGPWLRDVASRRGVRIGAFVAGLAFALLLLGAGLAVALGQPSFEAKLAAIRGTVDGDALGWMLAAIGGAGTLAALALRPKRGVAALYAVLAALWLGYSFIGYPLLNDDSSSRGLMHDVGQRIGPDAELALVAWKEQNLLMADRPARTFGFRRDPASQLRDARAWQAQAPQQRWLLVQDIAQDGCIDESRVIDMGIYNRRHWWLVPAPAMRAGCVPKPASATAGELTE
- a CDS encoding glycosyltransferase family 2 protein; this encodes MSAPLPISGVVITHNEADRIGRCIASLVAVCDEVILLDSGSTDDTVRIARDLGARVEHRGWDGFARQKNAAIAMASKPWVLLLDSDEWLEADAHAELGSLFAGDIEQADVWTLQRRTHWLGQPMRFGSFAREPVHRLFRADLRHADVPVHEYLDVEGRVVKPSRIRLEHDTARSSAEYRGKLGKYARLWAEARAARGNTAWPGRGLLAAAAYALKNLILQGGALDGRSGIAFHREHMRYAALKYRLLRELARSR
- a CDS encoding glycosyltransferase, which codes for MEQLPSTSRPVRVMHFVTGGFSGGATQVAIALVNAALGSEAVEPLLVLRRKWKTDPKRIDELRAAGTPVEVVPGGLHALTIFQLVRLCRRWKPDVLVAHGFSEHLWGRYAGLLAGVPHLVHVEHNTRERYTRGRLAQARWLAKRTDRIVGCSEGVRLRLLQMGMPPDRTLAIPNGIRLDPFADAGAQPFAAREAGIVMVARFSAQKDHATLIRAVALLRERGLTPRLQFAGAGKRGRREKLDALARELGVEAQVEFLGLVRDVPQRLMAQRICVLSTHYEGMPLALIEGMAAGCAVIGSAVPGVREVLRDGEDGLLVPESDPVAMADALERLLRDEALAERLGSAARRTAIERHGRALMNQRYEDLFVGLAGR